In a single window of the Streptomyces sp. CGMCC 4.7035 genome:
- a CDS encoding OB-fold nucleic acid binding domain-containing protein yields the protein MSAVPRSEKPVGRFRRMLDRLSSSQEDLESEELREDAETAGCTRIGDCHDRQIVTVTGTLRTVTLRPRAGVPALEAELFDGSAALDVVWLGRRSIVGIEPGRKLIASGRIAMSRGRRVLFNPKYELRPLGRE from the coding sequence ATGAGCGCTGTTCCTCGTTCCGAAAAGCCGGTGGGCCGTTTCCGGCGCATGCTCGACCGGCTTTCCTCGTCACAGGAGGACCTGGAGTCGGAGGAGCTGCGCGAGGACGCCGAGACCGCGGGCTGTACGCGCATCGGCGACTGTCACGACCGCCAGATCGTGACGGTTACTGGTACCTTGCGCACGGTCACGCTGCGCCCGCGGGCCGGGGTCCCGGCCTTGGAGGCCGAGCTGTTCGACGGTTCGGCCGCCCTGGACGTGGTGTGGCTCGGCAGGCGCTCCATCGTCGGCATTGAGCCGGGGCGCAAGCTGATCGCTTCGGGCCGGATCGCGATGAGCCGGGGACGCAGAGTGCTGTTCAATCCGAAGTACGAACTCAGACCCCTGGGACGGGAGTAG